GGAGCAGTTCGTCATCAAGTGCAGCCATGACTCTGGGAGCGTTACGCTGGTGAAGGACAAGAGCAGGATGAACCGAGAGCTTCTGCGGAAGAAGTACGCGGCATTCATGAGGCGTAATTTTGCGTGGATGGGCTGGGAGATGCACTACAGGGACATTCCGCCGAAGATTATGGTTGAGCAGTACATGGGGGATGCCATTAATGATTACAAGTTCTTGTGCTTTGACGGCAGGCCGTGTTTCTGCTGGGTAGATTTCGACCGATACACAAAGCATCAACGTATAATTTATAACATGAACTGGCAGAGGCAGCCCTTCGCATTCAACTATCCTCTACGGCCGGACGACATAGCACCTCCTGAACAGTTCACAGACATGAAGAATATCGTTTCGAAGCTATGTGAAGGTTTTGGACACGTCAGAGCAGACTTGTACCTTGTTGACGGAAAGATATATTTTGGAGAAATGACATTCACCAACGCAGACGGTTTCGGGAAGTTCACACCTTATGAATGGAACTACAAGCTGGGTGCTCTGTGGCCGTTCGACACCTCTATACGCGCAAAAGTCCTCGCCGAACACTCCAAGCCCTAGCCGAACCGCGCCTCCAAATACGCCCGCAGGTGCGAGAGAGCGTAATTTATGTCCTCAGGCAGCGTGTCAGGTGCTCCCTGCATGTACTGCCTGACTTTCTCCTCGTCAACCGCAACCTCCGGCACAACAGCCTTCTTCACGGGCTGCTTCTTGGGAACAGGGATTTTTTCCCCAATAGTCAGCTTGAACGGCTCAGCGAAAACATACCCGAAACGCTCAGCGATTTTGCGCGCAACAGTTCCAGCAGAGTTCCGCAGCATCGATTCCGCTGTGGCGTTCCTGACTGCCACGCACAATTCATCCACGCCTAGATTGTAGGGGTATGAGTGCCTCGCAAGACGCGGTCCGACGACAGTAGCCCACGAACGCTGGAGCTGTTCCAGAACCTTAACCCTCCGTGCCGCCTCAGGAAACATCTTCGCCGCGTCCAACGATACACGCAATACCTCGCTCACTGCTTCCCCCTCCGTTCGTCCCGCGCAAGAAGCACAGAGATTAACTGCACGTCAACCGGCGTTACTCCCGAAATCCGCAGTGCCTGCCCCAGACTTTCCGGCCGGTAATGCTTCAGCTTCTGCAGGCTCTCTGCCCTTAAACCCTTCACCGCGTCATAGTCGAACCCCTCAGGTATCCTTGCCGCGTCAAAACCCTTCATCCTCTCCGCTACTCTTGCCTCGCGTTCAAGGTAGCCCGTGTAACGTAATTCCGTCTCAACGTGCGCGGTCTCTTCTAAGGAAAGCTCTTCCGGCGAAGGCGACAACTCCGACACGAGTGCGTAACTCACTCCCCGATGCTTCAGGAACTCCGCGAGCGTCATCGTCTCCGCAACGTCTTCCGCGCCGTACTCCCCGCACAGCCTCGATGTCTCTGCACTTGGCCGGATCTTCTCAGCTTTCAGGCGTGCTGTCTCTCTCTCTTCGCGTGCAAAACGTTCCACGAGCATCCGCCAGTGTCCGTCGTCAATCAGCCCGGCCTTCCTGCCGTAACCTGCAAGCCTGTGTGCCGCGTTGTCCCACCGCAATAACAGCCTGTGCTCGCATCTTCCCGTCAGCATCCTGTAGGGCTCGTCCGTGCTCTTCGTCGTAAGGTCGTCGGCCAAAACGCCGAGATACCCTTCATCCCGGCCAAGCACTAACGGTTCTTCTCCCTTCACAGACAAAGCCGCGTTGATTCCCGCAAGCAGCCCCTGCGCCGCCGCTTCCTCGTAACCCGACGTGCCGTTCACCTGCCCCGCGCAGAAGAAGCCGGGAATGTCCTTGTTCTCTAGCGTACGCTTCAGCTGGTCGGGCAGAAGGTACGTGTACTCTATTCCGTAGCCGGGCTTGATGATTTTCGCGTTCGCACAGCCGGGCAGAGAGTGCACCATTTCCGCCTGAACGTCATAAGGCAGACTCGTGGAGAAATTCTGCACGTAAACTTCATTCGTCCTCATCGAGACAGGCTCAAACACTATCGGGTGCGTAATGTGGTCAGGGAAGCGCAAAAACTTATCCTCTATTGAGGGGCAGTAACGCGGGCCGTGTGCCTGAACATCCCCCGTAACCAGCGGAGAGCGCGAAATGTTCCGTGAAAGTATCGCGTATGTCTCCTCAGTCGTGCGCGAGAACCAGCATGCGTAATCCTTGCCGTAACGTTTCGGCTCGCCCCACAGGTCGAAACACAGAGGCTCATCCTCCGAGAGTTGCGGAGTCATTCCCATGAAGTCTATCGTGTTGATATTCAGGCGCGGAGTTGTGTCTGTGCGCATAAGGCCGGTTCGGATTCCGAGAGCTTCGATGGACTTCGGGAAGGATTCGGAGTTCGTCTGCCCCATCGGCCC
The sequence above is drawn from the Synergistaceae bacterium genome and encodes:
- a CDS encoding DUF721 domain-containing protein; protein product: MSEVLRVSLDAAKMFPEAARRVKVLEQLQRSWATVVGPRLARHSYPYNLGVDELCVAVRNATAESMLRNSAGTVARKIAERFGYVFAEPFKLTIGEKIPVPKKQPVKKAVVPEVAVDEEKVRQYMQGAPDTLPEDINYALSHLRAYLEARFG
- the mnmG gene encoding tRNA uridine-5-carboxymethylaminomethyl(34) synthesis enzyme MnmG, with the protein product MYHDSYDVIVIGGGHAGCEAALASARIGCRTLMLCLNVDAVALMPCNPSIGGPAKGHLVREVSALGGEQARAADASTLMVRWLNTSKGAAVRALRAQCDPMAYSLYYRKLLTTQPNLDVNQDEATELLTGHGHVSGVMTRHGARYDARAVVLAGGVYLGGRVFVGDKSFPSGPMGQTNSESFPKSIEALGIRTGLMRTDTTPRLNINTIDFMGMTPQLSEDEPLCFDLWGEPKRYGKDYACWFSRTTEETYAILSRNISRSPLVTGDVQAHGPRYCPSIEDKFLRFPDHITHPIVFEPVSMRTNEVYVQNFSTSLPYDVQAEMVHSLPGCANAKIIKPGYGIEYTYLLPDQLKRTLENKDIPGFFCAGQVNGTSGYEEAAAQGLLAGINAALSVKGEEPLVLGRDEGYLGVLADDLTTKSTDEPYRMLTGRCEHRLLLRWDNAAHRLAGYGRKAGLIDDGHWRMLVERFAREERETARLKAEKIRPSAETSRLCGEYGAEDVAETMTLAEFLKHRGVSYALVSELSPSPEELSLEETAHVETELRYTGYLEREARVAERMKGFDAARIPEGFDYDAVKGLRAESLQKLKHYRPESLGQALRISGVTPVDVQLISVLLARDERRGKQ